Sequence from the Fragaria vesca subsp. vesca linkage group LG4, FraVesHawaii_1.0, whole genome shotgun sequence genome:
ACTATTCCCTTAAATCACTCGGCTACTTTGTAGAGCAGTATGAATGCAGTCACGTGTTAAGTAGAAGCAGGGTTGTCTGTTTGTTTTGTTTTGTTTGGTTTAGGAGTTATGTGAACTCATTTGCTATTCTTGTAATAGATGTACTAGATGAAATCTGAAGTTGCTATTCGAGGTTATTCTTCATTTCTGAGTGGTGAGTTTATGGATTCAACTATTCTGGTCCCTTTTGAATCCTGACTTGATAACTCTGAACTGAATGGCTACTTTGGATCATTAAGTGCTAGAACTGACAGAGCAAGGTTCAAAGAGGTCATGGAGTTTTACACTTGCAAATGCAACTAGCATGTATTTGAATTTACCGCAAGTTCGATTTGACGATCTCAGTCTACTCTCTTATAACTTAAAAACAAGCCGTATGAAAAACTGTTTTGAACTCGGTAGTAAAGACTAAAGATTATTCTAACAAGTCAATAACTCAGATTCTAAGGTCATGGCAAAGCTTCAAGTAATGTTCACCACACTGCTAGTCTTATGTGGTCGACTTTCTACAGCTACTGCAAGACCAAATCGATACAACAAAATACAATTTTCTATTCGTACAAATATTTCCTATTAAGACCAGAAAAATGTATTTCCTATGAATCGATACCCTACCATAAATGAGAAAGAGTTCTTTTGATAGTTTTGAATAAATTCATGTCGGCTGATTTGCCCCAGATCAGACCAGTGAGAATCCAAAGAACCATAATGCAGAGGTTATGTCGGCACTAGGCAGGACACTTGTTTTCAAGGTCATGAAATGTTAGCTGAAAGTTGTTTTCACTGCTCTAAACCCATGTACAATGTCAGCAGCCACAGCGATTCTCAGGTATTTGACGCGTCAACTTAATCAATCTCGTCCAATTTATCTTCCATTGGAACTTCGGCCTTTACTGTCGAAGGATGAATTTGATCTCTTCTTTCTAGTTATCTGGAAAACTCCTGCATGACTTTCGTGTTTCACTATATTTGGCCCTTCAGACTTGTGTTTCTTTGAAGGTGGGCTCAAATCATATGTATCTTCACTTACACTGACCACCGGCACATTTTCATTCAACGGTACAACACTGCTCTTAGATGGAAAAGGATTTCTTCTCTTTCCTTTGCCAGAAAACATTGATACATCTTCCCCGCTTTCTACAGCTTTCATAAACTGTAAATCACTAAGGCCATCAGCATAAGAACGTACCTCCTTCCTTGGTCGTTTTCCTGAGACGTTGCTATAATCAAATCCTTTGGAAGCTGTAACCTTATCAGGTGCTGAATATGCCCACTCGGGAACCTCATGCTCTTCCATAAGGCGAGATCTGTAATTCTCCTTTTGCCTTCTCTCTGCATCCATTTTCTCAAACATCCGGAACTCATCATCCGATCTGGCAGCAAGGCGGTTGATTTCTCTCTCGCTTGGCACATCAGCCCCAAGTGAACTTGTACCCTTACGCATGATTTCCTCCAACATATCTCTTCTGTCCTGGGCTGCAACAAGAAACATGTCTTTAGATAGGATACAGCCCTGTCATGAGAAAAGTTAACGTATTTATCCTAACATGCAAGGCATCCCTTCCATTGAACCTACGATGCAACACTGATATTTTACTGTGGGTGAAAAAAGAAATGCTTTGACCTTATGTAGCACCCTTCTAATTTGCTTGTATTATCTATTGTTTACATAATTTGGATCAGTGGGGCAATGTATTAGCAACTACATTTATGATTTAAGCAAAAATGTACATATGGTAGACCATGTGCAGGCACACTAATTCTCCCAGGTTTAACATCAATGAGTCAATGCTGTTGCCCTGAAGCAATGAATAAACATCCATTTCTTTCCTACTTGAAGGAATGGCACCGTAAACAACATTTTGCATGGAGTTCAAGTACAAACCTGTGGAAGTTGTATTAAACAGTCCGGCTTGGATGACCTTGGCATCTATGCCCATCTTCTGTTTAGCACGCTCCAAAATTACTTCTTCAATGGATCCAACACTAACCAACACAAATACCCTCACTTCTTTCTTTTGACCTATACGATGGGCTCGATCCTCTGCCTGTTGGTCCATCTGAGGATTCCAATCACTATCAAAAATTATAACTGTATCTGCGGATTGCAAGTTCAAACCAAGACCTCCAGCACGAGTGCTCAAGAGAAACATGAAGTAAGGAGAGTCTGGGGCATTGAATCTCTTTAGCAGAGTTCCTCTTTCCTCAGTTTTTGTTGAACCATCCAATCGAAGATACTGGAAATGGTGAAGCTGCAGATAAACTTCAAGAATGTCCATCAGGCGAGTCATTTGTGAAAAAAGCAAGACTCTGTGCCCTGCTTTTTGGAGCTTTGGGAGAAGACGATCAAGTAGTTCAAATTTTCCTGATGCTCTTACGATCTCCTCCTGACGCCAGATGTTATAATCTCCCACGACAAAAAGGTACGGGTGGTTGCAACACTTTCTGAGTTGCATGGTTAGGTTCTGCAAGCTCTTTGATTTCCCCGAACCTAAAATCAAATTTTATCAGTAAATTTTAAGAAAACTCTGAAAGCCTTTGTATTTTCAACTTCAATTTTGTATATCAAACAATTTATAAGATTATGGCAAGATTGATACAAACCATTATCTAGCCCGACCCTGCCCACATCTGTAACTTGTCGATAATATACTTTCTGCCATGATGACATGTCACATTTCAGTATAACTTGGGATTTTCCAGGAAGGAATTTTTCAACCTCATCTTTTTTCCTCCTTAATATGAATGGCCTTATAACCTAAAACATGAAGAAAACTTCTGATCAGAACAAAAGTCTAGAACAGATAAGATTCACATAAACTAGGACTAATACCCACATGATGTAGACGTCGGATGATCAATAGCTGTTCTTCCTCAGTAAGAGCCATATCACCCCGATCCGCAAAAGGTGCATTAAACCATTCCTCAAAATTCTGAACTGAATTGAAAATGTGTGGGAGAAGAAAATTTAGTAGGGACCATAACTCCTGCAAGCTATTCTGTATTGGTGTGCCAGTCAATAGAAGTCTACGTCTCATGTCATAGCTGCATACGAGACACAATTAAACATCCAATTAAAGAAGCATTTTAAAAAATATTATTGAATATATGTATTCAATATACCCTAAACCCTAAATTTGTTTAACACACCAAGATAACTGATCATAACAGTTTTTGCAACATAAAATAATTTATATCATGATATGTTCCAATAAGAAAAGGCAATGATAACTTGCAGTTAATATCAATGCAAACATGAACTCTACATTCAATACAAGAAGTCCTTGTGAAACAAGAACCACATAAATAGATTCTAGATATTCAGTAAAAACTGAACTTTGACAAGATAAAGCATCAATAAGTATCGGGCCTCTATTTTCAGTGGCAACATACCCTGCAAGCGTGATAGCGAGAGCACACTCAGAATTCTTCAAACGATGCCCTTCATCAACGATCAGGTAAGCCCAGCTAATCTTCTTCAAAAATTGTTTATCCCTCATGATAAGGTCATAATGTGTGATCAACACATTAAATTTTCCTTCCCCTGATAATTCTTCCTTCATTGCCTTTCTTTCCTCTTGGCGCCCGTCATAAAGAACTGCCTTAATACTGGTGAAGACAATAATACATAAATGCAAGAACTTTACAGATAAACTGTCCATATTGATTGCATATACACATATAAAAAAGTTTTATTCATGACTTGAAAATAAAGATGCTTGACACGTACCTAGGAGCCCATGTTGCAAATTCAGTAACCCAATTTGGTAATACAGCCTTTGGAGCCACTATCAAGTGGGGCCCAGTGACACCCTTGTTTTCAATGAGATACGCAATCAATGAAATGGTTTGTATAGTTTTACCCAATCCCATCTCATCAGCCAATATACCGTTCAGATTGTTATTGAACAAGGAGAGCATCCATTGAAGACCCTCTAACTGGTAGGGCCTTAACTCTCCACCTTCAAGCATAGAAGGTTGCTCAGTTACCTGTTGAGATCCAATAATTAGTAAGATCTCTATTCCAAAGCACCAAGAAATTTTAACACTATAACTGATTAGCTCTAAAACTTCTACATAAAATGTAGAATTTTGTGAAATAAAGATCACATGTAAAATTGGGCAACATGACCACCACCAAAATGCTCCAGCCAGATTTTTCTTGGCTATTTATACTGATTTAGGTCGTAAGCATATGCTCATATACCTAAAAGAATTTAGTCAGCCAGAAAATCTATTCAAGTCCAGACTGGCAAACTTGAGACCACAAAGGCAAAACCCGGAAAAAAAAATTCAAAAAAAGCAACTTTATAAAATAAAAAAAAAAGTAGAAGGAAAAATAGACACACTGCACAGTTAACATTATGCATTGTGCTCATTTGATTAACATGAGCACTCTCTGTCATCAGTTTGATGAAAGATTGTGGTCTAAATCTATGTAAAGCAGCATTTCAAGGTATCAAGGTGCAATATAATCCAAAAAGTAATCAATATACAAATATATACATATACATATACTGGATGCATTTCACACAATTCGGCACCTTAATGATTATCAAATTGGATGAAACTTGGCGGAAGCAATCTATACATTAGGTTCTAAAACTGAATGGCGGAGATGTGGATACGTGACTGAAAAGTGAGCCAAAAAAGAAACTTCACACTTTAATTTCAGAGCGAAGCTTTGCTCTGGATAGGAACTGTGTGTGTGTGTGTGTGTTTATTTATATAGATATCACATATGTTCAACTGGAAAACAGTGGGCATTTGTAAGGAAAAAACAAAAGCAGAAAATATTGCTCTCTCTTACCTGTTCCTGGATAGAATGGATGGCTGAGTTATACTGCCGCTGACCTTTAAGCAAGTCACTACTATCATCATTGCGATCAGATTCAGTGATGTCCAAATCCTCGTCCACCTCAGTCAACTCACCTTCTGAGTCTTTTAAGGCTTCAATGCCCTCTGTCTGTTTAGCATCTTTCTGACGTTGGACCGCAGCTCCCAAATTGACAAGGAGTTTATTTGTTTCTTCAAGGAGTAATGTCAATCTCTCATTCTTGCTCTCCTTTACCATTCTCATGTATGCTTCCTGGTCATCCGACTTCAAGGCTTGGAACCTCAATTTCTCAGCTCGCGTAGCACGTTGTTTTTGCTTTGCATGCCACCCCTGTAAAAAAAAAATTAAATAAAAAAAAGGATACATATGAGGGATTCTATCACCAGAAGATGTAATAACAATAATCTAAACTTTACANNNNNNNNNNNNNNNNNNNNNNNNNNNNNNNNNNNNNNNNNNNNNNNNNNNNNNNNNNNNNNNNNNNNNNNNNNNNNNNNNNNNNNNNNNNNNNNNNNNNNNNNNNNNNNNNNNNNNNNNNNNNNNNNNNNNNNNNNNNNNNNNNNNNNNNNNNNNNNNNNNNNNNNNNNNNNNNNNNNNNNNNNNNNNNNNNNNNNNNNNNNNNNNNNNNNNNNNNNNNNNNNNNNNNNNNNNNNNNNNNNNNNNNNNNNNNNNNNNNNNNNNNNNNNNNNNNNNNNNNNNNNNNNNNNNNNNNNNNNNNNNNNNNNNNNNNNNNNNNNNNNNNNNNNNNNNNNNNNNNNNNNNNNNNNNNNNNNNNNNNNNNNNNNNNNNNNNNNNNNNNNNNNNNNNNNNNNNNNNNNNNNNNNNNNNNNNNNNNNNNNNNNNNNNNNNNNNNNNNNNNNNNNNNNNNNNNNNNNNNNNNNNNNNNNNNNNNNNNNNNNNNNNNNNNNNNNNNNNNNNNNNNNNNNNNNNNNNNNNNNNNNNNNNNNNNNNNNNNNNNNNNNNNNNNNNNNNNNNNNNNNNNNNNNNNNNNNNNNNNNNNNNNNNNNNNNNNNNNNNNNNNNNNNNNNNNNNNNNNNNNNNNNNNNNNNNNNNNNNNNNNNNNNNNNNNNNNNNNNNNNNNNNNNNNNNNNNNNNNNNNNNNNNNNNNNNNNNNNNNNNNNNNNNNNNNNNNNNNNNNNNNNNNNNNNNNNNNNNNNNNNNNNNNNNNNNNNNNNNNNNNNNNNNNNNNNNNNNNNNNNNNNNNNNNNNNNNNCACCTTCTGNGTCTTTAAGTCTTCATAGCCTCCTGTCTGTTTAGTCATCTTTCTNACGTTGGACCGCAGCTCCCAAATTGTACAAGGAGTTTATTTGTTTCTTCAAGGAGTAATGTCAATCTCTCATTCTTGTCTCTCCTTTACCTACTTCTCATGTATGCTTCCTGGTCATCCGACTTACAAGGTCGTTGGAACCTCTAATTTCTCAGCTCGCGTAGCACGTTTGTTTTGTCTTTGACATGACCCACCCCTAAGTTAAAAAAAAATTAAAAATAAAAAAAGGAATACATATGAGGGTATTCTATCACCAGAAGATAGTAATAACAATAATACTAAACTTAACCACCCTACAAAAAAAAAAAAATAATCTAAACTTTACTTTCATTCTAACCTATATCCAGTTGACAGCTCATCTCTTACCATTGATAACGATATCTCCTATCCACTGGATTTGAATTTTTCTAATGCAGAAGATTACAGTTTTTCAAAATGTAATGAAGTTCAGAGATGATAGCATTATTCTCTTTTCTAAATATCAGCCATCATGTTTAATGTTAAACTTTGGTCATTACGAAATTCAGTCTAACCAGTGAGTAGGAGATCAAATTGTGGGCATCTGATATGGGGATGAATCCTAGATTCTTTCCAAAATAAGTACACACAATTCTAATGAACTTTTTCGCTATTTCATGTAACACACCTCTTTGGACAACAACATGCAAGCATCGTGGAGTCATTTTCCTACCAATATGCTTCATTAGGTTTCAGAATTTTTCAATATCCCATCATTTATGTAAACATCCGAGAAAGAAAAATAGCAAAGGAGAAAAGGCATACCTGGACAAAATCATTCCTTCGTTTTCGACGAGCCATAGATGCCTGAACTTGCAATTGGTATTCACGAACACCATTAAGCACTTCTGTGAAAAATTTTCTTTTTCTAGTCTCAATATTATTCTTCTCCTCCTCTTGTAACCTTAAGAGCCTCTGCACCAGTATATGTTACGAAATCAGAACATTTCTCTTTGACAATGCCCACTATGTATATGATCATCATTTTAAAAAACAAAAGTGGTTTGTGATATGTTTTATGGAGCTTATAATTTGTTCTTGTCTATAATATCACATTCACTCTATGAATCAATCAACTTTTCTGTGTCTGTAGAGCAAAAAAAAAAAAGTTGACCTGTATCCCTTTGTAGATGACTTGACGATCTACTACAATATAATAATCACATTGTTCCTTTCTAAGTATGAATGCATAAAAAGTGTAATGCAGTATTAGTTATATGACCTCAGCATCTCGTTTCTTCCTGAACTGATCGTCAGACTCCAAGGCAAAAGCATCTCCAACACCATAGAGTGGACGGGGCAATCTCATCCTTCCCCAGTCAAACAGTGTTTTGTCAGGAGATGCGCAGCTCATTTGGAGCAAGTATTCTGAACTCACATCAGACCGCACCTTGTTTTGCAATTCTGCGAGCTGATAGAAAAGAAGTCATTGGCAAGGACACATGCATGTCATCCATCGATACCAGAAAGAAAAGAAAGAAAGGGTAAAACACTTCACATACACAAAAAATTCTCAATAGGAATCCCAATAAAAACTCCTTGTGCTGTATAAGTTAAGATAATGATAAAGATCGTGCTCATGGAAAATAATGAATAACTTATTCTACTTTTTCACGACCAACTTTCACATTCATTGTAGAAAAGAACAGTCTCTAGGAAATA
This genomic interval carries:
- the LOC101306513 gene encoding transcription regulatory protein SNF2-like, with the protein product MAQLESLDLITKTKSLISALNLVSRDLPLPPDLFDVVSSIYHSPQDDGDSCGGGDLLGDLEDALLNQRHKCSSGAGLIESGEKRFQGRLKQRLAQLEELPSSRGEDLQTKCLLEFYGLKLAELQNKVRSDVSSEYLLQMSCASPDKTLFDWGRMRLPRPLYGVGDAFALESDDQFRKKRDAERLLRLQEEEKNNIETRKRKFFTEVLNGVREYQLQVQASMARRKRRNDFVQGWHAKQKQRATRAEKLRFQALKSDDQEAYMRMVKESKNERLTLLLEETNKLLVNLGAAVQRQKDAKQTEGIEALKDSEGELTEVDEDLDITESDRNDDSSDLLKGQRQYNSAIHSIQEQVTEQPSMLEGGELRPYQLEGLQWMLSLFNNNLNGILADEMGLGKTIQTISLIAYLIENKGVTGPHLIVAPKAVLPNWVTEFATWAPSIKAVLYDGRQEERKAMKEELSGEGKFNVLITHYDLIMRDKQFLKKISWAYLIVDEGHRLKNSECALAITLAGYDMRRRLLLTGTPIQNSLQELWSLLNFLLPHIFNSVQNFEEWFNAPFADRGDMALTEEEQLLIIRRLHHVIRPFILRRKKDEVEKFLPGKSQVILKCDMSSWQKVYYRQVTDVGRVGLDNGSGKSKSLQNLTMQLRKCCNHPYLFVVGDYNIWRQEEIVRASGKFELLDRLLPKLQKAGHRVLLFSQMTRLMDILEVYLQLHHFQYLRLDGSTKTEERGTLLKRFNAPDSPYFMFLLSTRAGGLGLNLQSADTVIIFDSDWNPQMDQQAEDRAHRIGQKKEVRVFVLVSVGSIEEVILERAKQKMGIDAKVIQAGLFNTTSTAQDRRDMLEEIMRKGTSSLGADVPSEREINRLAARSDDEFRMFEKMDAERRQKENYRSRLMEEHEVPEWAYSAPDKVTASKGFDYSNVSGKRPRKEVRSYADGLSDLQFMKAVESGEDVSMFSGKGKRRNPFPSKSSVVPLNENVPVVSVSEDTYDLSPPSKKHKSEGPNIVKHESHAGVFQITRKKRSNSSFDSKGRSSNGR